The following coding sequences lie in one Mesorhizobium sp. DCY119 genomic window:
- a CDS encoding 5-formyltetrahydrofolate cyclo-ligase: MDSEDDAEARGYASPPCFMHELTPDGRPADLVAWTDVARWRKAERKRLIDERMAVPAEERSARTETIAAALTGAIENPEKQLIGIYWPFRAEPDLRGWMNEMIAAGAKIALPVVIEAGSPLDYRQWAPGEPLERGVWNILVPSNGPAVFPTVVIAPLVGFDGENYRLGYGGGFFDRTLAAMPKKPLVIGIGYAQARLATIYPQPHDIPMDRIITG, translated from the coding sequence ATGGACAGCGAAGATGATGCAGAAGCGCGCGGCTATGCTTCTCCGCCCTGTTTCATGCACGAGCTGACGCCAGACGGACGCCCCGCCGATCTCGTCGCCTGGACCGACGTGGCGCGCTGGCGCAAGGCCGAACGCAAGCGCCTGATCGACGAGCGCATGGCGGTGCCGGCGGAAGAGCGCAGCGCCCGCACGGAGACGATCGCGGCGGCGTTGACCGGCGCGATTGAGAACCCCGAGAAGCAACTGATCGGCATCTACTGGCCGTTCAGGGCCGAGCCCGACCTGCGCGGCTGGATGAACGAGATGATAGCGGCAGGCGCAAAGATCGCCCTGCCCGTGGTCATCGAGGCCGGCAGTCCGCTCGACTATCGCCAATGGGCGCCCGGCGAACCGCTGGAACGCGGCGTGTGGAACATTCTCGTGCCGTCCAATGGGCCGGCGGTTTTTCCGACCGTGGTGATCGCACCGCTGGTCGGCTTCGACGGCGAAAACTATCGCCTTGGCTATGGCGGCGGCTTCTTCGACCGCACGCTGGCGGCCATGCCGAAGAAGCCGCTGGTGATCGGCATCGGCTATGCGCAGGCTCGGCTAGCCACGATCTACCCGCAGCCGCATGACATACCGATGGACAGGATCATCACCGGCTAG
- the hutC gene encoding histidine utilization repressor, with the protein MEAVKEQEATSLHQRILADISERILSGEWAPGHRIPFEHELTEQYGCSRMTVNKALSQLAKAGLIERRRRSGSFVRRPQSQAAILEIHDIKVEVQALGLPYRYELGTRQKRKSMVQDRALMDLRPSGLILDLTCRHFAGQRPFCLEERLINLAAVPEAADEMFEDTAPGPWLIARVPWSAAEHRIRASAASDDVADALDIEVGSPCLVVERRTWSAEHPVTHVRFTYAADSHTLVARFTPSQNG; encoded by the coding sequence GTGGAAGCGGTGAAGGAACAGGAAGCGACGTCGCTGCACCAACGCATCCTCGCCGATATCAGCGAGCGCATCCTTTCGGGTGAATGGGCGCCCGGCCACCGCATTCCATTCGAGCACGAGCTGACCGAGCAGTATGGCTGTTCGCGCATGACGGTGAACAAGGCTCTGTCGCAGCTCGCCAAGGCAGGGCTGATCGAGCGCCGGCGTCGTTCCGGCAGTTTCGTCCGCCGGCCGCAGTCGCAGGCCGCCATCCTCGAGATACACGACATCAAGGTCGAGGTTCAGGCGCTTGGCCTGCCCTACCGCTACGAGCTCGGCACGCGCCAGAAGCGCAAGAGCATGGTCCAGGACCGTGCCCTCATGGATCTCCGCCCATCAGGCCTTATCCTCGACCTGACCTGCCGGCATTTCGCCGGGCAACGCCCCTTCTGTCTGGAAGAGCGGCTGATCAATCTGGCGGCCGTGCCGGAAGCGGCGGATGAAATGTTCGAGGATACCGCGCCGGGGCCGTGGCTGATCGCCCGCGTGCCGTGGAGTGCTGCCGAACACCGCATCAGGGCGAGTGCCGCCAGCGATGACGTAGCCGACGCGCTGGACATCGAAGTCGGCTCTCCCTGCCTCGTTGTCGAACGCCGCACCTGGAGCGCCGAGCATCCGGTCACCCATGTCCGCTTCACCTATGCCGCCGACAGCCACACGCTGGTGGCGCGCTTCACGCCGTCGCAGAATGGTTGA